A single window of Oncorhynchus keta strain PuntledgeMale-10-30-2019 chromosome 34, Oket_V2, whole genome shotgun sequence DNA harbors:
- the LOC118366485 gene encoding GTPase IMAP family member 8-like has protein sequence MASRAKRQNGDQRTLPELRIILLGRDWLEKSQTGNTILDRKLFDTRRDVEMCVRRQSLVDGRQVTVVNTSDRCIQYSVQDPLLVHRNIEDSISMCQPGPHAFLMVIPLNSRKGREWTVEGPLNLLNHILWRHMMVVFTQCEKLRGMSLEEHIVRHGFLQEMVEKCGHRYHALNTRANTWGNDVTQVPELLRKIDEMVAGGPAYVVMNERFSMAIEVKRMAEEKRASLRRMKVQRQRETLRSLLRGKSHQLSEAEQRIMIVGPRLVGKSSSGNSILGKKTFEAGHTTSHSVKRQGDITVRQVTVVDTPGWHGRYCTEDTPEVVRIEITQGASLCAPEPHAVLVVVRCDETFTGTDRSRAEEKLNLIGRSVWSQAIVLFTWGDKLGDTAIELHIERWPALQWLVDKCSNRYHVFDNTSPAGGPQVTELLEKIEETVMGNDGEHWLKMYWELRESKKKLTKSSEEIGGRLEEEERENDKLKRMIEEEERKVEEIDKRYEEKDGMLKEMEQRNTMREKEIEDRHLEYEREKESLKQMCVEKDRALDQMERKHERESKELRDKIENLEKRKSEREEELNAMIVEIQKELQENKQRYEMKEVELSMLERDVVELKQQNKVREDMINHVKIKEDRIQLHRVESTAPADMVDNSYLKTQHRHLRKTQMLSRKDGKRQRDTAGREQRVGDEQREAPWLKIGAAVLGAVVGAMAGSVRAPLSAATGTTIGAAAGVLLGSLLIQEEEARDKKVGSDSPECPYLIKK, from the exons ATGGCTTCCAGAGCAAAGAGACAGAATG GGGACCAGCGTACTCTCCCCGAGCTGAGAATCATCCTCCTGGGGAGGGATTGGCTGGAGAAGAGTCAAACAGGAAACACCATCCTGGACAGGAAGCTGTTTGACACCAGGAGGGATGTGGAGATGTGTGTGAGGAGACAGAGTCTAGTGGATGGCCGGCAGGTCACTGTGGTCAACACATCAGACAGATGCATCCAGTACTCTGTGCAGGACCCTCTCCTTGTTCACCGTAACATAGAAGACAGCATATCCATGTGTCAACCAGGTCCCCATGCCTTCCTCATGGTCATCCCTTTGAACTCACGCAAAGGCAGGGAATGGACAGTAGAGGGCCCCCTCAACCTTCTCAACCACATACTCTGGAGACACATGATGGTAGTGTTTACCCAATGTGAGAAACTCAGGGGAATGTCACTAGAGGAACACATAGTGAGACATGGGTTTCTCCAGGAGATGGTGGAGAAGTGTGGGCATAGGTACCATGCTTTAAACACTAGGGCCAACACATGGGGCAATGATGTCACTCAGGTCCCAGAGCTGCTGAGGAAGATAGATGAAATGGTGGCAGGTGGTCCTGCTTATGTTGTCATGAATGAGAGGTTTTCAATGGCAATTGAAGTTAAGAGGATGGCAGAGGAGAAGAGGGCGAGTTTGAGACGGATGAAGGttcagagacagagggaaacacTCAGATCTCTGCTCAGGG GTAAGTCCCACCAACTATCTGAAGCTGAACAGAGAATCATGATAGTGGGACCTCGATTGGTTGGGAAGAGCTCATCTGGAAATAGCATCCTGGGTAAGAAAACCTTTGAGGCTGGACACACGACTTCACACAGTGTGAAAAGACAGGGTGACATCACCGTAAGACAAGTCACAGTGGTGGACACACCCGGGTGGCATGGGCGATACTGCACTGAGGACACTCCTGAAGTGGTAAGAATTGAGATTACCCAAGGTGCATCTCTTTGTGCTCCTGAGCCGCACGCTGTCCTCGTGGTCGTACGCTGTGACGAAACATTCACAGGGACAGACAGGTCAAGAGCAGAAGAAAAACTGAATCTGATTGGTCGGTCAGTCTGGAGTCAAGCTATAGTGTTGTTCACCTGGGGAGACAAGCTTGGCGACACAGCCATCGAACTTCACATCGAGAGATGGCCTGCCCTTCAGTGGCTTGTCGATAAATGTAGCAACAGGTACCATGTCTTTGATAACACAAGCCCGGCTGGAGGCCCTCAGGTCACAGAACTTCTGGAGAAAATTGAGGAGACAGTGATGGGAAACGATGGTGAACACTGGCTCAAAATGTACTGGGAGCTCAGGGAAAGCAAAAAGAAGTTGACAAAAAGCTCTGAGGAGATTGGGGGAAGactagaggaggaagagagggagaatgacaAGCTTAAAAGGATGattgaagaggaagagaggaaagtagaggaaaTAGATAAGCGATATGAGGAGAAAGATGGAATGTTGAAAGAGATGGAGCAGAGAAACacaatgagagaaaaggagatagAAGACAGACATTTGGAGTACGAAAGAGAGAAGGAATCCCTCAAACAAATGTGTGTGGAGAAAGACAGAGCATTGGATCAGATGGAGAGGAAGCATGAAAGAGAAAGTAAAGAACTGAGAGACAAGATAGAAAACCTGGAAAAGAGAAAGTCTGAAAGAGAAGAGGAGTTGAATGCCATGATTGTTGAGATACAGAAGGAGTTACAAGAGAATAAACAAAGGTATGAAATGAAAGAGGTGGAGCTATCAATGCTAGAGAGAGATGTAGTGGAGCTTAAGCAGCAGAATAAAGTGAGAGAAGACATGATCAACCATGTGAAGATTAAGGAGGATCGAATACAACTACACAGAGTGGAATCTACAGCACCCGCGGACATGGTGGACAACTCTTATCTAA AGACTCAACATAGACATTTGAGAAAGACACAGATGTTGTCACGGAAGGATGGTAAGAGGCAGAGGGACACAGCAGGACGAGAGCAGAGAGttggagatgaacagagagaagcACCATGGTTGAAGATTGGGGCAGCAGTACTGGGGGCAGTGGTTGGGGCCATGGCTGGCTCTGTGAGGGCACCACTAAGTGCAGCCACAGGGACTACTATAGGGGCTGCAGCAGGGGTTCTGCTGGGGAGTTTACTGATACAAGAGGAAGAGGCCAGAGATAAGAAAGTGGGGTCTGATTCCCCTGAATGCCCctatttaataaaaaaataa
- the LOC118367013 gene encoding interleukin-1 receptor-like 1 isoform X1: MLQVPVLQKMCSFTFRLVDGGLMFLLFSLTRISAQREMSLNPTTIGHYTESPCQLFDKYETTVTEGEALSLPAYYDLSELVWASVTEFTWYRNRTQELPSSEEERVHHHGPVLFFLPLLINDSDQYYTYWRKAADTCLIFVTEVIVVKAQPFDHSVLFNDISESADNIAIPCPEPVEKLCRDGKENVAWYKNFSLIPNESERNLWVYGASKADEGIYTCVCTWEHNGMALNTSASRRLKIQAPSASHPPQINLPRNGSTETTDLYTTKKLTCEACCGQNIEDNCHVWWEINGVKVGSQLQGYSVNTTSDVEVSSMRSVFTAILTINTVTMRDLQSKFTCVAMNDQKWDYAVVTLKIRGFMGLCVVLLLFFLLAAVAVKVFDIDLALLFRGVFKCCGRSEDGKVYDAYVVYQMDGLDKEREEKVYHFVSIVLPTVLEQKCGFRLFIHGRDDLPGKDDMELVEDCMRLSRRLIVILIPSSSTWSGSGGQGSCGQWGYSSSLTTAEDYDCQMGLLQALVHSEMNVILIQLGDMGEGGYTHLPPGLQHLVRKNAPLMWQEGRRGSMLPNSSFWKRVRYMMPWPRHSTSFDNQLI; the protein is encoded by the exons atg TTGCAAGTTCCTGTTTTACAGAAAATGTGCTCCTTCACATTCAGG TTGGTGGATGGTGGTCTCATGTTCCTGCTCTTCAGTTTGACTAGGATTTCTGCCCAGAGAGAAATGTCCTTAAACCCCACTACAATAGGTCATTACACAG AGTCCCCATGTCAACTATTTGACAAGTATGAAACTACTGTGACAGAGGGGGAGGCCCTTAGTTTGCCAGCCTACTATGACCTGAGTGAGTTGGTTTGGGCCAGCGTGACTGAGTTTACCTGGTACAGAAACAGAACCCAAGAGCTCCCGTCCTCTGAGGAAGAGCGTGTGCATCATCATGGACCGGTGCTCTTCTTCCTCCCGCTTTTAATAAACGACTCTGATCAGTACTACACCTACTG GAGAAAGGCAGCAGACACCTGCCTAATCTTTGTGACAGAGGTGATTGTGGTCAAAGCCCAACCGTTCGATCATTCAGTCCTGTTTAACGATATCTCAGAGTCAGCAGACAACATTGCTATCCCATGTCCTGAACCCGTGGAAAAACTGTGCCGGGATGGAAAAGAAAACGTAGCCTGGTATAAG AATttcagtctcattccaaacgaGTCTGAGAGAAATCTGTGGGTGTATGGCGCCTCCAAAGCAGACGAGGGCATCTATACGTGTGTGTGCACGTGGGAGCACAATGGGATGGCTCTCAACACTTCTGCATCCAGGAGACTCAAGATCCAAG CTCCCTCTGCCTCGCATCCTCCTCAGATCAACCTGCCTAGAAACGGAAGCACAGAGACCACTGACCTGT ACACCACTAAGAAGTTGACGTGTGAAGCGTGTTGTGGGCAGAACATTGAAGACAACTGTCACGTGTGGTGGGAGATAAATGGAGTGAAAGTCGGCTCGCAGCTGCAAGGCTACTCAGTGAACACCACCAG CGATGTGGAGGTATCTTCAATGCGGAGTGTCTTCACAGCTATCCTGACCATAAACACAGTGACTATGAGGGACCTCCAGTCAAAGTTCACATGTGTTGCAATGAACGACCAGAAATGGGATTATGCAGTGGTTACTCTCAAGATAAGAG GGTTTATGGGTCTATGTGTGGTGCTACTGCTCTTCTTCTTGCTAGCTGCTGTGGCTGTCAAAGTCTTTGACATCGATCTGGCGCTGCTCTTCCGTGGAGTTTTCAAATGCTGTGGTCGATCTGAGG ATGGGAAGGTCTATGATGCTTACGTTGTCTACCAGATGGATGGCCTAGAcaaggaaagggaggagaaagtATATCACTTTGTGAGCATTGTTCTGCCCACTGTCCTGGAGCAGAAGTGTGGCTTTAGACTCTTCATCCACGGCAGAGACGACTTACCTGGGAAAG ACGACATGGAGTTGGTGGAGGACTGCATGCGGCTGAGCAGGAGGCTGATTGTCATCCTGATCCCCAGCTCAAGCACATGGTCAGGCTCAGGAGGTCAAGGGTCATGTGGCCAATGGGGCTACTCGTCTTCGCTGACCACAGCGGAGGACTATGACTGTCAGATGGGGCTCCTCCAGGCTCTGGTCCACAGTGAGATGAACGTTATCCTCATCCAGCTGGGGGACATGGGGGAGGGTGGCTACACACACCTGCCCCCCGGCCTGCAGCACCTGGTCCGCAAGAATGCCCCCTTAATGTGGCAGGAGGGAAGGCGTGGGTCGATGCTGCCCAACTCAAGCTTCTGGAAGAGGGTGCGTTACATGATGCCTTGGCCGCGCCACTCGACTAGTTTTGACAACCAGTTAATATGA
- the LOC118367013 gene encoding interleukin-1 receptor-like 1 isoform X2, producing MLVDGGLMFLLFSLTRISAQREMSLNPTTIGHYTESPCQLFDKYETTVTEGEALSLPAYYDLSELVWASVTEFTWYRNRTQELPSSEEERVHHHGPVLFFLPLLINDSDQYYTYWRKAADTCLIFVTEVIVVKAQPFDHSVLFNDISESADNIAIPCPEPVEKLCRDGKENVAWYKNFSLIPNESERNLWVYGASKADEGIYTCVCTWEHNGMALNTSASRRLKIQAPSASHPPQINLPRNGSTETTDLYTTKKLTCEACCGQNIEDNCHVWWEINGVKVGSQLQGYSVNTTSDVEVSSMRSVFTAILTINTVTMRDLQSKFTCVAMNDQKWDYAVVTLKIRGFMGLCVVLLLFFLLAAVAVKVFDIDLALLFRGVFKCCGRSEDGKVYDAYVVYQMDGLDKEREEKVYHFVSIVLPTVLEQKCGFRLFIHGRDDLPGKDDMELVEDCMRLSRRLIVILIPSSSTWSGSGGQGSCGQWGYSSSLTTAEDYDCQMGLLQALVHSEMNVILIQLGDMGEGGYTHLPPGLQHLVRKNAPLMWQEGRRGSMLPNSSFWKRVRYMMPWPRHSTSFDNQLI from the exons atg TTGGTGGATGGTGGTCTCATGTTCCTGCTCTTCAGTTTGACTAGGATTTCTGCCCAGAGAGAAATGTCCTTAAACCCCACTACAATAGGTCATTACACAG AGTCCCCATGTCAACTATTTGACAAGTATGAAACTACTGTGACAGAGGGGGAGGCCCTTAGTTTGCCAGCCTACTATGACCTGAGTGAGTTGGTTTGGGCCAGCGTGACTGAGTTTACCTGGTACAGAAACAGAACCCAAGAGCTCCCGTCCTCTGAGGAAGAGCGTGTGCATCATCATGGACCGGTGCTCTTCTTCCTCCCGCTTTTAATAAACGACTCTGATCAGTACTACACCTACTG GAGAAAGGCAGCAGACACCTGCCTAATCTTTGTGACAGAGGTGATTGTGGTCAAAGCCCAACCGTTCGATCATTCAGTCCTGTTTAACGATATCTCAGAGTCAGCAGACAACATTGCTATCCCATGTCCTGAACCCGTGGAAAAACTGTGCCGGGATGGAAAAGAAAACGTAGCCTGGTATAAG AATttcagtctcattccaaacgaGTCTGAGAGAAATCTGTGGGTGTATGGCGCCTCCAAAGCAGACGAGGGCATCTATACGTGTGTGTGCACGTGGGAGCACAATGGGATGGCTCTCAACACTTCTGCATCCAGGAGACTCAAGATCCAAG CTCCCTCTGCCTCGCATCCTCCTCAGATCAACCTGCCTAGAAACGGAAGCACAGAGACCACTGACCTGT ACACCACTAAGAAGTTGACGTGTGAAGCGTGTTGTGGGCAGAACATTGAAGACAACTGTCACGTGTGGTGGGAGATAAATGGAGTGAAAGTCGGCTCGCAGCTGCAAGGCTACTCAGTGAACACCACCAG CGATGTGGAGGTATCTTCAATGCGGAGTGTCTTCACAGCTATCCTGACCATAAACACAGTGACTATGAGGGACCTCCAGTCAAAGTTCACATGTGTTGCAATGAACGACCAGAAATGGGATTATGCAGTGGTTACTCTCAAGATAAGAG GGTTTATGGGTCTATGTGTGGTGCTACTGCTCTTCTTCTTGCTAGCTGCTGTGGCTGTCAAAGTCTTTGACATCGATCTGGCGCTGCTCTTCCGTGGAGTTTTCAAATGCTGTGGTCGATCTGAGG ATGGGAAGGTCTATGATGCTTACGTTGTCTACCAGATGGATGGCCTAGAcaaggaaagggaggagaaagtATATCACTTTGTGAGCATTGTTCTGCCCACTGTCCTGGAGCAGAAGTGTGGCTTTAGACTCTTCATCCACGGCAGAGACGACTTACCTGGGAAAG ACGACATGGAGTTGGTGGAGGACTGCATGCGGCTGAGCAGGAGGCTGATTGTCATCCTGATCCCCAGCTCAAGCACATGGTCAGGCTCAGGAGGTCAAGGGTCATGTGGCCAATGGGGCTACTCGTCTTCGCTGACCACAGCGGAGGACTATGACTGTCAGATGGGGCTCCTCCAGGCTCTGGTCCACAGTGAGATGAACGTTATCCTCATCCAGCTGGGGGACATGGGGGAGGGTGGCTACACACACCTGCCCCCCGGCCTGCAGCACCTGGTCCGCAAGAATGCCCCCTTAATGTGGCAGGAGGGAAGGCGTGGGTCGATGCTGCCCAACTCAAGCTTCTGGAAGAGGGTGCGTTACATGATGCCTTGGCCGCGCCACTCGACTAGTTTTGACAACCAGTTAATATGA